GATGATGCGGACCAGAACTGGGAAGCCTTGTACCAGAGCTTGGCGTCTTCAGCCTTGCCCGTCTTGGACGGGAAGCGCAGGATCTGGAGTTCGCCGCCGGCAGCCTTCTCGAGCGCCGGAAGCTGGTTGGACCACCAGAAAGCCAGGCCGTTCTTGCCGGTAGCCAGACCACTCTGGTCAAGCGGCGCGGCTTCGGCTTCGACAACCTCGGATGCCGACGGAACAGCCTTCTTCTCGCTGAGTTCCTTCAGGAAGCCCCACCATTCGGCGATGTCCGAAGGCTCAAAGCCCAGCTTGCCGTCCTCCGTGTAGAGGGACTTGCCGTTCTGGCGGAGCCACACTCCGAGGGATGCTTCATCCGTCCCGTAAGCCGCAGCGCCGTAGGTGCCCTTGGGCGACTTGGCGGTGACCTCGGCGGCAACGCGCTCGAAGTCTTCCCAGGTCCAGGTCTTGTCATCCGGGATGGCAACGCCTGCCGCCTGGAAGACTGCCGGGTTGGCCAGGATAGTTGCGGCGTTGATGCCTGCAGCGATGCCGGTCAGGCCTTTCTCGCCCTTCCCGGCTTCCAGCGCGGCTTCGTCGAGCTTGGAGGTATCGATCTGGTACTTGGAGAGGTCCAGCAAGGCGCCGCGGGTGGAGTACTCGGTGATGTACTTCTCGTCCATCTGGATGATGTCGGGAGCATCGTTGGCTGCCACCTGGGTGGCCAGCTTGTCCCAGTAGCCGCTCCAGTCGCCGTACTCGGGCTTGATCTTGATGTTGGGATTCTCTGCTTCGAACGCAGCGATGGCCGCCTGGGTGACCTGGGCCCGCTTGTCGCCGCCCCACCAAGCGAAGCGCAGCTCCACCTTGCCGTCGGCGCTCTTGGCGTCCGATCCTCCGCCGCCGCCGCAAGCGGTGAGGGCGAGGACGGCCGCTGCGGTGGCAGCGACCAACGCCGAGGCGCGAAGTTTGCGCTTGCTGCGCTGGGCTTTGGGGGCCCGGGCTGTTGACCCTGCTACGGGGGCGACTGCCTCACCTTTGGGATGTACCGGCACTGTTGTCTCCGATCTTCATTGATCCTGATGCGATTGGGAAAGCGTTTTCTTACTGAGCATTATGATACAAGTCACAATCTTGTATTACAAGATGCAAACTTGTCTTAGTTGTTGGAAGGCGCGACGCCGGTACCCCGCGTCGTCGGTGCGCATGACGACGGCGGTTCGCGCCGCCGTCGCACGTGACCCTGGGCGCGACTCACCACAAGGGGGCGGCAACCGCCGCCCCCTTCCGGCGATGCTGCCGGCCTATTTGATGCCGGTGGTGGCGATGCCCTTGATGAGGAACCGCTGGCCGAACAGGAAGACGAGGAACAC
Above is a genomic segment from Arthrobacter sp. YN containing:
- a CDS encoding ABC transporter substrate-binding protein is translated as MPVHPKGEAVAPVAGSTARAPKAQRSKRKLRASALVAATAAAVLALTACGGGGGSDAKSADGKVELRFAWWGGDKRAQVTQAAIAAFEAENPNIKIKPEYGDWSGYWDKLATQVAANDAPDIIQMDEKYITEYSTRGALLDLSKYQIDTSKLDEAALEAGKGEKGLTGIAAGINAATILANPAVFQAAGVAIPDDKTWTWEDFERVAAEVTAKSPKGTYGAAAYGTDEASLGVWLRQNGKSLYTEDGKLGFEPSDIAEWWGFLKELSEKKAVPSASEVVEAEAAPLDQSGLATGKNGLAFWWSNQLPALEKAAGGELQILRFPSKTGKAEDAKLWYKASQFWSASSRTKHPEETAKFIDFLTNNVKAGEALLADRGVYPNSEVREAIAPKLAKADVKVVSFIDGIKGELGDAPAAPPKGAGAIQEIIKRYTSEVLFNRLSTEEAGKKAVDEMKSAIS